Proteins from a genomic interval of Zingiber officinale cultivar Zhangliang chromosome 1B, Zo_v1.1, whole genome shotgun sequence:
- the LOC122023535 gene encoding scopoletin glucosyltransferase-like — MSSVADAADRRPLRLFFIPYFASGHLIPLVDIARFLSARGVDSTILVTPCNAALVRATVDAAAAAGLRIQLLEYPFPFAESGLPAGVENISALPPSECHKIDSAIAFTRATLERLFGLHHPDAVVADGHFTWTIDIARELGIPRITFAAVGTLAYCVSHSVLTNQPFKDVIRDDERVPIPDLPHPLLLARSELPDFLVQDTVFGSLIEEVFEADKASLGLIINSFTEFEGIYLDYFRRVFGVKTWFVGPIALKDSESRSVGVRGGGVDPAAVGNRARCLSWLREQKPSSVVYACFGSWSQFSGEQLREMALGLEAAGHPFLWVVREADGTEWMPHGFEQRVKGCGLVLRGWAPQVELLSHAAVGAFVTHCGWNSILEGVSAGLPMVTWPIGTEQFINEKLVVERFRVGVKASDSIRSAIDPNRTIVKATELAKAIGSIMDAGEAAEGTRRLARELAEKARAAVAKGGSTDKGLNDLIEDIYVWYDDNKKSTAGKAVDI, encoded by the coding sequence ATGAGTTCCGTCGCCGACGCCGCCGATCGGAGGCCACTCCGTCTATTCTTCATTCCCTACTTTGCCTCAGGCCACCTGATCCCTTTGGTCGACATTGCCCGCTTCCTTTCTGCCCGCGGAGTTGATTCCACCATCCTAGTCACCCCCTGCAACGCCGCCCTCGTCCGGGCCACCGTCGACGCCGCAGCCGCCGCTGGCCTCCGGATCCAGCTACTCGAATACCCCTTCCCGTTCGCGGAGTCCGGCCTCCCTGCGGGTGTAGAGAACATCAGCGCACTGCCCCCCTCTGAGTGCCACAAGATCGACTCCGCCATCGCCTTCACCCGCGCCACCCTCGAACGCCTGTTCGGCCTCCACCATCCTGATGCCGTTGTCGCCGACGGCCATTTCACGTGGACTATAGATATCGCTCGCGAACTGGGCATCCCGCGCATCACGTTCGCCGCGGTGGGGACCCTGGCGTACTGCGTCTCGCATTCTGTATTGACGAACCAGCCGTTCAAGGACGTCATCCGCGACGACGAGCGCGTTCCCATCCCGGACCTCCCTCACCCATTGTTACTAGCGCGATCTGAGCTCCCCGACTTCCTCGTCCAGGATACTGTCTTCGGTAGCCTCATCGAAGAAGTTTTCGAAGCAGACAAAGCAAGCCTCGGCCTCATCATCAACAGCTTTACAGAGTTTGAGGGGATCTACCTAGATTACTTCCGACGAGTGTTCGGCGTGAAGACCTGGTTCGTGGGCCCTATCGCCTTGAAGGATTCTGAATCTCGCAGCGTCGGGGTCCGAGGTGGCGGCGTCGACCCTGCCGCCGTCGGGAACAGAGCACGTTGCCTCTCGTGGCTCAGGGAGCAGAAGCCGAGTTCGGTGGTGTACGCCTGCTTCGGTAGCTGGAGCCAGTTCTCGGGCGAGCAACTCAGGGAGATGGCGCTTGGGCTAGAGGCTGCTGGCCACCCGTTCTTGTGGGTGGTGCGAGAGGCGGACGGGACCGAATGGATGCCGCATGGATTCGAGCAGCGGGTGAAAGGGTGCGGGCTTGTTCTTCGGGGTTGGGCCCCGCAGGTAGAGCTGCTCAGCCACGCCGCCGTCGGCGCGTTCGTGACGCACTGCGGGTGGAACTCGATTCTGGAGGGCGTCTCCGCCGGGTTGCCGATGGTGACGTGGCCGATCGGGACGGAGCAGTTTATAAACGAGAAGCTGGTGGTGGAGCGATTCCGCGTGGGCGTCAAAGCGTCAGACAGCATAAGGAGCGCGATTGATCCAAATCGGACGATCGTGAAGGCAACGGAGCTGGCAAAGGCGATTGGGAGCATAATGGACGCTGGGGAGGCGGCCGAGGGAACGAGAAGGCTGGCGAGGGAGCTCGCGGAGAAGGCTAGAGCGGCGGTAGCGAAGGGCGGTTCGACCGACAAGGGTTTGAACGATTTGATAGAGGATATATACGTCTGGTACGACGACAACAAGAAGTCCACCGCCGGGAAGGCGGTCGACATTTAG